The DNA region AGCGCGGGGCCGACCTTGCGGCCGAAGAGATAGCCCACCTGGTCGCCGATGACGGCCGCGGCGACCACCAGGGCGCACACCAGCCACAGCGGGGTGTCCAGCTTGCCGGTGGTGACCAGCAGGCCGGTGGTGAACAGCAGCGAGTCACCGGGCAGGAAGAAGCCGATGAGGAGTCCGGACTCGGCGAAGACGATGACGAGGACACCGATCAGACCGAAGGTCGCGATCAGGTGGTCCGGGTCCAGCCAGCTCGGTCCGAGGGCAAGCGTGTTCACGGGTTCCGGGCTCCTGCGGTCGGTGGGGGCATGGGAGGTGTCGTACGGGACAGCTGCCCCAAGGTACCAACGCACGGCGAACGCCCCGGGTTCCAGGCGGCCCCGTTCCGGATGCGGGCGGGCCCGGCCGGCAGCAGGCTGTGGCCCAGGAGGTGGATGCGCATGGGCATCGACGAGTACGGCGGCGGCCAGACCGCCCAGTCGGACGTGCTGGTGGTGACGACGAACGACGTCCCCGGCCACCAGGTCCAGCAGGTGATCGGCGAGGTCTTCGGGCTGACCGTCCGCTCGCGGCACATCGGCAGCCAGATCGGCGCGGGCCTGAAGTCGCTGGTCGGCGGGGAGCTGCGGGGGCTGACGAAGACCCTCGTGGAGACCCGCAACCAGGCCATGGAACGGCTGGTGGAGCAGGCGCGGGCACGCGGCGCGAACGCGGTCCTGATGTTCCGCTTCGACGTGACGGAGGCCGCCGACGTCGGCACGGAGGTGTGCGCGTACGGCACCGCCGTGGTGATCGCGCCGATCCCCTGAGGTGCGGGCCCGTACCGGCGGTCCCGTGACGGCAGGTCCCGAATCTCGGGATGTATGAGGGCATTTGCCCACTTATGGTGGGCCCGTGGTCACCCAAGCACCCACCCCGCCGCCCGCCGGTCCGGAGATCGTCCGGAAGGTCCTGCTGCCGCTGTCCGTGCCCGCGCTGGTGGTCGGGATCGGCTCGGCGCTGCTGTATCTGGGGATCAGCAAGCTCGCCGACAGGCTCCAGGACCTGGTCTGGGACACCCTTCCGGACGCACTCGGCATCGGCTCGTACTCCTCGCTGTGGATCATCGTGATGCTGACCGCGAGCGGCATCGCGGTCGGCCTCGTCGTCTGGAAGGTGTACGGGCACGCCGGCGCCGACCCGGCCGAGGTCGGGCTCGGCGGGGCGCCGATCAAGCCCGGGGTGGTGCCCGGTCTGCTGCTCGCCAGCACGCTCACGCTTGCCGGCGGCGTCAGCCTCGGCCCGGAGAACCCGACGATCGTCTCCGCCATCGCGCTGACCTTCTGGCTCGGCCGGATGGTCCTGCCGGCGCTGCCGGGCGCGCTGTGGGTGTCGCTCGCCACCGCCGCCACGTTCGGCGCGCTCTTCGGCACCCCGGTGGCGGCCGCGCTCGTGATCTCGGAGGCCCTGGCGTCGAAGGCGGCGCCCGGGCTCGCCGGGGGCGGGCTGTGGGACAAGCTGTTCGCCCCGCTGGTGGCGGCCGGCGCCGGGGCGATGACCACCCAGCTGGTCGACCACCCCAGCTTCGACATGGGCCTGCCGCCGCTCACGAACCCCGGCTACGAAGACCTCCTCGCCGCCCTGGTCATCGCCACCCTCGCCGCGCTCTTCGGACTGCTCGCCTGCTACGCCTTCCCGTACGCCCACCGGGCCTTCCACCGGCTGAAGCACCCCATGCTGATGCTGCCGCTGGGCGGGCTGATCCTGGGTCTGCTCGGTGCCCTCGGCGGGCGGCTGACGCTGTTCAAGGGGCTCACGGAGACCAAGGAACTCGTCCAGTCCCTCGGGACCTACGGTTCGGGCGAGCTCGCCAAGATGGCCGTGGTGAAGCTGGTCGCCCTGCTCGTGGCCGCGTCCTGCGGCTTCATCGGCGGCCGGGTGTTCCCGATCGTGTTCATCGGCGCCGCGTTCGGCCTGTGCGCGCAGGCGCTCGTGACGGAGATCCATCCGGCGGTCGCCGTCTCGGCCGCCGTCCTCGGCATGGTGCTCGCGACCACCCACCAGGGGTGGGTGAGCCTCTTCATCGCCGCCGTCATCGCCGCCTCGCCGGCGATGATCCCGCTCCTCGTCCTCGCCTCCCTGCCCGCCTGGCTGGTCGTCACCGGCCGCCCCGAGCTCGAACTCGACGAGCACGGCGACTCACTGCACTGAGCCGCCCCCGCCAGCCCCCGCCCGCCCCTGCCCCCGTACGTACAGGAAGGAACCCGCCGTGCCGCTGCACAAGGGACCCGACGACCGCCCGTCCGACGCCGCACCCGTACGCCGCCTCTCCCTCAACCCGTTCTACGGCGCCGCCGACCCGGTCGGCGGCATGACCGAGGCGCCACCGCGGCACAAGCTGCCGGACGGGCCGCTGGCGCCGATGAGCGCCTACCAGCTGGTCCACGACGAGCTGATGCTCGACGGCAACTCCCGGCTCAACCTCGCCACCTTCGTCACCACCTGGATGGAACCCCAGGCGGCGGTGCTCATGGGCGAGTGCCGCGACAAGAACATGATCGACAAGGACGAGTACCCGCGCACCGCCGAACTGGAGCGCCGCTGCGTCGCCATGCTCGCCGACCTGTGGAACGCCCCCGACCCCTCCGCCGCCGTCGGCTGCTCCACCACCGGCTCCAGCGAGGCCTGCATGCTGGCCGGCATGGCGCTCAAGCGCCGCTGGGCGAAGAAGAACGCCGACCGCTACCCCGCCGCCCGGCCCAATCTGGTGATGGGCGTCAACGTGCAGGTCTGCTGGGAGAAGTTCTGCAACTTCTGGGAGGTCGAGGCCCGCCTGGTGCCCATGCAGGGCGACCGCTTCCACCTGGACGCGGCCACCGCCGCCGAGCTCTGCGACGAGAACACCATCGGCGTGGTCGCCGTCCTCGGCTCCACCTTCGACGGCTCCTACGAGCCGGTCGCCGAGATCTGTGCCGCGCTCGACGACCTCCAGGAGCGCACCGGGATCGACGTGCCGGTGCACGTGGACGGCGCCTCCGGCGCCATGGTCGCGCCCTTCCTCGACGAGGACCTGGTGTGGGACTTCCGGCTCCCCCGGGTCTCCTCCATCAACACCTCGGGCCACAAGTACGGCCTGGTCTACCCGGGCGTCGGCTGGGCGCTGTGGCGCTCCCCCGCCGAACTCCCCGAGGAGCTGGTCTTCCGGGTCAACTACCTGGGCGGCGACATGCCGACCTTCGCCCTCAACTTCTCCCGCCCGGGCGCCCAGGTGGTCGCGCAGTACTACACCTTCCTGCGGCTCGGCCGGGCCGGCTACCGGGCCGTCCAGCAGACCAGCCGGGACGTGGCCACCGACCTCGCCCAACGCATCGAGGCCCTGGGCGACTTCCGCCTCCTCACCCGCGGCGACCAGCTGCCCGTCTTCGCCTTCACCACCGCGCCGGACGTCACGTCCTTCGACGTCTTCGACGTCTCGCGGCGGCTGCGCGAAGCCGGCTGGCTGGTGCCCGCCTACACCTTCCCGGCCGAACGCGAGGACCTGTCGGTGCTGCGGATCGTCTGCCGCAACGGCTTCTCGACGGACCTCGCGAACCTGCTCGTCGAGGACCTGGAGCGGCTGCTGCCCGAACTGCGCCGCCAGCCGCACCCGTTCACCGACGACAAGCAGGCCGCGACCTCCTTCCACCACTGAGGGAGGGCCGGTGCTGCCCGCGCGCTACCTGCCCAGGCGGCCGAACCTCCGTACCGCCAGCGGGAAGAAGACCACGACGAGCAGCACCGGCCACAGCACCGCGGCGCCCACCCAGCCCGGCTCGCCGCCCGGGTTGGCGAACAGTTCGCGGACCGCCGTCGCGGTCGCCGACATCGGGTTCCACTCCACGAAGGCGCCCAGCCAGCCCGGCATCGACTCCGGCGCGGCAAAGGCGTTGGAGAGGAAGCCGACCGGCCAGACCAGGATCTGGACGGCCTGCACCAGTTCGGCCCGGCCCGCGACCAGGGCCAGGAAGATCCCGATCCAGAGCATCGCGAAGCGCAGCAGGAGCAGCAGCCCCACGGCGCCCAGGAAGGCGCCGAAGCCGCCCTCCGCCCGCCAGCCGATCGCGTAGCCGACGCCGATCATCAGCAGCAGGCCCACGGTCGACTGGAGCATGTCGGCGGCCGCCCGGCCGACGAGGACCGCGCCGTCGGTCATCGGCATGGCGCGGAAGCGGTCGATCACGCCCTTGTCGAGGTCCTGGGTGACCGCCGTCATCGTGCCTTCGAGCCCGAACACCATGGTCAGGGTGAGCATGCCGGGCACCAGGAAGTCGACGTAGTCGCCGTCGACCGCCCGGCCGCCGCCGACCAGATAGCCGAACATCAGCAGCATCATCACCGGGAAGACCAGGCCGACCACGACCTGCACCGGCTGCCGCGCCCAGTGCGCCAGCTCCCGCCGGGTCATGGTCAGGCAGTCGCTCACCGCGTACGCCGCGCTCATGCGGCCACCTCCGTCCTCTCGTCCGCCGACCGTCCGCCGGTCAGGTGCAGGAACACCTCGTCCAGGGTCGGGCGGCGCAGCGCGATGTCCTCCGCCTCGATGCCCGCCTCCTCCAGGGCCCGTACGGTCAGGGCGAGCGAGGCCATCCGGTCCTCGACGGGCGCGCTGATCCGCCGCCGGTCGCGGTCCACGTCCGCCCCGGCGGGCGCGAACGGCAGCGCCTTCAGCGCCTCGTCGAGCCGTGCCCCGTCCCGTACGACCACGTCGATCCGGTCCCGGCCGACCCGGGCCTTCAGCTCGTCGGGCGTGCCGTCCGCGACCACCCGGCCGCTGTCGACGACCGAGATCCGGTCGGCGAGCTGGTCGGCCTCCTCCAGGTACTGCGTGGTGAGCAGCACCGTCGTGCCACCGCCGACCAGGGAGCGCACGGACTCCCACACCTCGCCGCGCCCGCGCGGGTCGAGGCCGGTGGTCGGCTCGTCGAGGAACAGCACCTCCGGCTCCGTGATGAGCGAGGCGGCCAGGTCGAGCCGACGCCGCATGCCGCCGCTGTACTGCCGTACGGGCCTGCGGCCGGTGTCCACGAGCCCGAACCGCTCCAGGAGCGCGTCCGCGCGGGCCGCCGCGCCGCGCCCGCCCAGGTGGTAGAGGCGCCCGAACATCTCCAGGTTCTGCCGGCCGGACAGCTCCTCGTCGAGCGCCGCGTGCTGGCCGAGCAGCCCGATCCGCCGCCGCACCTCGGCGGCCGCGCGTCGCACGTCGTGGCCGGCCACCCGCACCAGGCCCTCGTCGTGCCGGAGCAGGGTGGCGAGCACCCGTACCGTCGTGGTCTTCCCGGCGCCGTTCGGCCCGAGCAGCCCGTGCACCGTGCCGCGCGCGACGGTCAGGTCGAGGCCGTCGAGCGCCTGCTTGTCGTCTCCGAACCGCTTCCGCACGCCTTCCATGAGGATCGCGTCGCCACCCACTGACACCGACATCCCTTTCCTCCCGATACGTACGTAGTCAAATTTGACCACTGTCGCAGCGGAGAACCATATGCCCCCGCGAGGGGCTAGTCAAACTTGATTACGCGGAATTACGCGAAGGGGTTCTCCTGGCCCTCCGCGAGCACGCCCACGAACGGCTCACCCTCGCCCGCGAACACGTACGCCCCGCCCTCGATCCGCTCGATCAGACCGAGGGTCCACTCCCGGCCCGAGTCGGCCGAGTGCACCCAGAGGTGCATGATCTCCCCGATGTGCCCGAGCTGGCCCGGTCCGCCCTCCGGCGTGTAGTAGTCCGTCACCGCGGCCCGCCACTCGTCCAGGCCGCGCACCCTGGCCCGCAGCAGCTCGACCGCCTCCGCGCGCGGCAGGTCCACGATGAAGCCGACCGCCGCCGACAGGACGTCCATCTGCTGGTCGTACGTGGACAGCGCCTCGCGGAGGAGCCGCAGGAACTCCTCGCGGCCCGCGTCCGTGATCTCGTACTCGACCCTCGGCGGCCCGCCGGCCGTGCTCGGCGCGATCTCGTCGGCGACGAGCAGTCCCTGCTTCGCCATCTGCTTCAGCGCGTGGTAGATCGAGCCGGGCTTGGCGTTGGACCACTCGTGCGCGCCCCAGTACTCCAGGTCGTTGCGCACCTGATAGCCGTGGGCGCGGCCGTGCTGCTTGACCGCGCCCAGAACGAGAAGGCGGATCGCCGACATCCCACGGACCTCCCTGGTCAATTTTGACCAGGGTAGGTCCTCCGTGTCTTCGGCTACACCTTGCTCTCCAGCTCGATCAGCTCGAAGGAGCCCTTGCCGTCGAGCGACTCGCGGATGATGTCCGCGTGGCCGGCGTGCCGGCCGATCTCCTGGATCAGGTGGAGCAGCATCCAGCGGACCGAGACCCGGCCGTCCTTCGGGAACCACGGCGCGGGCGGCAGCGGGAACTCCTCGTCCAGGCTGGGCACGGTCCGGACGAACTCCTCGGTCTCCTTCGCCACGCCCCGCCAGAAGGCGACGATCTCCGGGATCGCCTCCCCGTCGACGAGCCGGAAGGCCTCACCCCAGGTCTCCTGGGTGCGCTGCTTCTCGTTCGGGCGCCGCTGTGCGAGCCGCAGCCAGTTCAGCTCGACTTCCGCCGTGTGTTTGATCAGGCCGGAGAGGCTGAGCTCGCTCGCGCTGGGGCGGCTCGCCGCCTGCTCCTCGGTGAGGCCGAACGACGCCCGGACGATCGCGGCGCGCTGGGCCTCGATGAAGTTGAGGAACGCGCCGCGCTCGTCGCCGTACGCCTCCGCGGGGACAAGAGCAACCATGACTGCCGCCTTCCGTGGTGCCCGAGGTACGGGCCTTCCTTCTCGACACGGACCACGTTAGGAGGGATCGAGGACAGATCCGGTCCTAAATCCCTCCTCCGCGTGAGGCGTTCTAGAACGGGAACCGGCTGCGCCCGTGCTGGATCGAGATCCACTTCCGGGTGGTGAAGGCCTCGACCATCGCCTCGCCGTTGAGCCGGCCGATGCCCGACTGCTTCTCGCCGCCGAAGGGGACGATCGGCTCGTCGTGCACGGTGCCGTCGTTGATGTGGATCATGCCGGTGTGGATGCGCTTGGCGACCCGGACGCCGCGCTCGACGTTTCCGGTGTGCACGGCGCCGCTCAGGCCGTACGGGGTGTCGTTGGCGATCCGTACGGCCTCGTCCTCGCCGTCGAACGGGATGACCAGGGCCACCGGGCCGAAGATCTCCTGGCTGAGGACCGGCGCGTCGGCGGCGATGCCGGTGAGGACGGTCGGGGAGACCAGGCTGCCGTCGACCGTGCCGCGCAGCAGCGCGGTCGCGCCGCCCGCCACGGTCTGCTCGACGACCGAGGCCACCGCCTCCGCCTGCTGGGCGTTGATGAGCGGGCCGATGTGGGTGGCCGGGTCGGCCGGGTCGCCGACCCGCAGGGTCTTCACCTTGGCGACGAACTTCTCGGTGAACTCCGCCTCCAGGGTGCGGTCCACCAGGATGCGGTTGGCGGCCATGCAGACCTGGCCCTGGTGCACGAAGCGGCTGAAGACGGCCGCGTCGACCGCGTAGTCGACGTCGGCGTCGTCGAGGACGATCAGGGCGCTGTTGCCGCCGAGTTCGAGCACCGCGTGCTTGAAGTGCTGGGCGCAGACGGTGGCCACGTGCTGCCCGGTGCGGTCGGAGCCGGTGAAGGAGATGACCTTCGGCACCGGGTGGGTGAGCAGCGCGTCGCCGATCTCGGCGATGTCGGTGACGACCACGTTGAGCAGACCGGCCGGCAGGCCCGCCTCCTCCAGGACCTTGGCGACCAGGGTGCCGCCGCAGATCGGGGTGTTCTGGTGCGGCTTGAGGACCACCGCGTTGCCGAGCGCGAGGGCGGGCGCGACGGACTTGATGGAGAGGAGGAAGGGGAAGTTGAAGGGCGAGATGACGCCGATGACGCCGACCGGGAGGCGGTAGACGCGGTTCTCCTTGCCGTCCACCGGCGAGGGCAGGATGCTGCCCTCGGGGCGGAGCGCGACCTGGATCGCCTCGCGCAGGAACTCCTTGGCCAGGTGCAGCTCGAAGCCCGCCTTGAGGCGGGTGCCGCCGAGCTCGGCGACGATCGCCTCGGCGATCTCCTCCTCGCGCTCCTCGACGATCCGCAGCGCCCGCTCGAAGACGAGCCGGCGGGTGTACGGGTTGGTCTCGGCCCACTCGGCCTGGGCGCGCTCGGCGGCGCGGTAGGCGTTGTCGACCTCGGCGGCGGTCGCGACGGTGATCGCGGCGAGCTTCTCCCCGGTGAACGGATTGAAGTCGATGATGTCCCAGGATCCGCTGCCGGGCTTCCACTCGCCGTCGATGTACTGGTGCGCCAGTTCGGTGAAGTAGTCCGAGTGGTCCGAGGACTGAGCAGACGCCATGGAACGAGACCCCTAACCCGCGGTGGCGGACTTCGGCACGGACGGCTGCAGAGTCACAACCGTCTCACTGATGTCCCGTCATCGTACTGACGTATCAGCCGAGTTGAAGGAGTCCTCGGAGAAGATCACGGCTTTCGGCGGGATCGGGGCTGTCCTTCTGGAGCCGCTCCATGACCCGGCCGTACTGCCCGACCTCCTCGCGTTTGTCGAGGTAGAGGGCGCTGGTCAGCTGTTCCAGGTAGACGACGTCGGACAGGTCGGACTCGGGGAAGCTGAGCATGGTGAAGGCGCCGCTCTCGCCCGCGTGGCCGCCGTAGCTGAAGGGCATCACCTGGAGCGTCACGTTCGGGTGTTCGGAGATCTCGATGAGATGCCTCAACTGGCCCTGCATCACGGACCGGTCGCCGTACGGGCGGCGCAGCGCGGCCTCGTCGAGGACGGCGTGCAGATGCGGGGCGTTCTCGGAGACGAGCACCTTCTGGCGCTCCAGGCGGAGCGCGACCCGGCGGTCGATCTCGGCGCACGGGGCGCCCGGCATGCCGCGGGAGACGACGGCGTGGGCGTACTCCTCGGTCTGCAACAGGCCGTGGACGAACTGCACTTCATAGATACGGATGAGGGAGGCGGCGCCTTCGAGCCCGATGTACGTCTGGAACCAGCCGGGCAGCACGTCGCCGAAGCTGTGCCACCAGCCGGCCACGTTGGCCTCGCGGGCCAGGCCGAGCAGCGAGCCGCGCTCGGCGTCGTCGCACACCCCGTAGAGCGTGAGCAGATCCTCGACGTCCCTGGCCTTGAAGCTCACCCTTCCCAACTCCATACGGCTGATCTTGGATTCGGACGCCCGGATCGAGTAACCGGCGGCTTCCCGGGTGATGCCACGCGATTCGCGCAGTCGCCTCAACTGGGAGCCAAGCAGTATGCGGCGCACCACACTTCCGCTCGCCCCGCTCGATTCGCCTGCCGTCACGGCTCCAGCCTCCCCTTCACGGTGCTGCTCTCGCTGTCGAGCCCCCGTCGAGCCCCGGATTCTGCCACTAAACGCTTCAGCGCGTACACATTCGATTACGGATAGAGGGCGGGTTCCGGGCAGCCTCGGCCGCGCCCGGGGACGACTTATGCACAGAATCGGCACGGGGACGGACAGGTCCGGCGCGTGCACGTGCATCTGCCCTTGCATCCCTTGGTCGCCTCCGGAACCATGGTGCTCGCGCAGCCGCGTACTCACGCGTGCTGCCGCACCGTTGTCGCACCGCCTTTGTCGCACCACCGCCGCGATTCCCGGGAGTGCCTCGCATGGGACCGAATGGATCGACCATGCTCGAGCCGTTACGGCAGGGGCTTCCGCCGATCGATCCCGCGACCGTGTCGAACTCGGCCTCCTGCGCCCTTCCGCCCCGCTACGAAGCGGTGCGCGGCGCCCGGAAGTTCACCAGCCAGACGCTCCACAACTGGGATCTCACCGACCGTTTCGACGACGTCGCCCTCGTCGTCTCCGAGCTCGTCACCAACGCGCTGCGCCACGCCGTGCCGGCGGGGACCGATCCGGCCATGACCTCGGCCGCCGAGGAAGGCCTGAATCCGCCCGTCCGCCTGCACCTGATGCGCTGGGCCTCGCGCCTGGTGTGCGCCGTGCGCGACCCCAGCCGGGAGAGCCCGGAGGCCCGGAGCAGCGAGGAGGACTTCGCCGCCGAGTCGGGCCGCGGGCTTTTCCTGGTGGAGTCGTTCGCCGACGGCTGGGGCTGGCACCCGCTGGCCGGCACGCTGCAGGGCAAGGTGGTGTGGGCGCTGTTCCGGCTGGGTCCGGAGTGAGAGCCGTGACATGAGGGGAGGGCCCCGGTGGCGGTCGCCACCGGGGCCCTTCCTCGTCCGCGGACACTCCTACACCAGGTGGTCGAACTCCCCGTCCTTGACGCCCGCGAGCAGTGCCTCGATCTCGGCGGGCGTGTAGACGAGCGCGGGTCCGTCGGGGTGCCGGGAATTGCGCACCGCGACATCGCCGCCGGGCAGCTTGGCGAACTCCACGCAGGATCCCTGGGAGTTGCTGTGCCGGCTCTTCTGCCACACGACACCACGAAGCTCCGTGGCCGCCATGCCGTTGTACGCGTGGTGCGCGTGATGCACTGGTAGCTCCCCGAGATGATTGGTGCAGGTGTCAACTTCCTCGGATCATAGCCGTGTTCATATGCGCCTGCATGAGCAGATGCACGTGCACGAGGGGTGGCGTAGTGACTACGCGACTCAGCGTGCTACCCGCGGGTAGCAGGTCAACGGCCCGCACGTCACGGCTCACTGACGGTACGTGAGGCACCTGCGGTACGGGAGGGAATGCCGGGAAGCTCCGCCAGGCGGCGGCCCGCCCGGTCGTAGAGAAGGACGTCGGCGAGGCCCTCCTGGTCACGCCGCGGGTCGGTCACCTCGCGCGGATCCCGCAGATCGCGCGCCGCGGGTGCGGTGTACGCGTACCAGACGCCCCAGCCGGGGCGGCCCGGGAGCTCCAGGAGCGTCGCGAGGACCGTCGTGCCGTCGTCCGGGTCCCGCAGCTCGACCCGGCCCGCCGAGCGGGTCCCGTAGTAGAGGCCCGAGTGGAAGACCCCCTCCCGGCCGCCCTCCCGCTGGTACGAGACCCCCGGCTCCGAGAGCGCGATGTTGCCGTCCGTCACGCTGCGGGTGTTGGCGTACCCGTCCGGCCCCGACCAGTGCTTGCCCTCGGCGGTCAGCCACACCGTCCACCCCTTGCCCGCGGCCACCCGCTCCCCCGGCCGCACCACGCGTATCGCGGGCGGGAGGGGTACGGCGGGTACGGGAGTGGTGACGGCGGCGGTGACGGGCGGGGCCGCGGCGACCTCGGGTCCCGTGGGCAGCGCGAGCCCCGCCACGGCGGCGGCGCCGGACACCGCGAGCACCGCGAACGCGGCCAGGGCGACCGCCCGCCGCCGCAGGACCAGCCCCCGGCGCCGTACCTCCGCGAGCGGCACCGGCCCGGGCGTGATGTCGCACGCGGCCGCGGCGAAGGCGGCCCGCAGGTCGGGGTCGAGGTCGGGGTCGTCGTCCGGTTCGCCGGCGGTCTCGGGGGTCATCGGGGAGCTCCGGTGGAGGGTAGGGCCAGGCCGGGGTGGGAGCGGAGGGCGGCAAGGCCGCGGCGGGCGTGGGTCTTGACCGTGCCGATCGAGCAGTGGAGCACGGCGGCGATCTCCGGTTCGCTCAGGTCCTCCCAGTAGCGCAGCACCATCACCGCCCGCTGCCGGGGCGGCAGGTCGGCGAGGGCCGCGAGGAGCGCGGTGCGCTGCTCGACCGCCTCCGCGTGGCCCGCGACCGCGTGCCGCAGCGGCTCCGGGAGGACCGGGGTCAGCAGGTGGACCACGCGTTTGCGGCGGAGGCGGCTGAGGTTGTTGTTGACGAGCGCCCGCCGCACGTACAGGTCCATCTCCTCGCGCGGCACCCGGCGCCAGCGCCCGTACACCTTGGCGAGGGTCGTCTGCACCAGGTCCTCGGCCTCGTGGAAGTCGCCGGTGAGCAGCTGCGCGGTGCGCACCAGGCGGGGCCACGCGGCGACCGCGAACGCGGTGAAGCCGGCGTCGTCCTGGCCCGGTAAGTCCCGTGGTTCGGGCGACGGCTCGTACGACGACTCGTGCGACACGGTGGAGGACCTCACGCTCGTCGGTGGTGCGGTGGGCAGGGCCCGCCCCGTGCCGGGCCCTGCCGCGCACCGCTCGGTGAGCGTCTGCTCGTGCGTCCGCGCGTGCGTCCGGTCGGTCGTCAGAATGGCGGAAGCTCCGCCAGCAGACGCCCGTTGCGGTCGTACAGCGCCACGCCGACACCCTCGGCCGAGCCCGCCCGGTGCGCGTACCAGACGCCCCAGCCGGGGCGGCCCGGCAGTTCGAGGAGGGTCGCGGAGGTCTTGCGGCCGTCCGCGTCGGTGAGGACGACCTGTCCGGCGCGCTTGGTTCCGTAGAACAGGCCGGAGTGGAAGGTCGCCGTGGGGTCGCCCTCGGACTGGTGGCTGACGCCCGGCCGGGAGGTGTCGACGTTGCCGTCCACGACGCTGCGGAAGTTCTCGGTGCCGTCCGGGCTCAGCCAGTGCTTGCCCTCGGGGGTCAGCCAGATCGTGAACCCGCCGCCCGCGTCGACGCGTTCGCCGGAGGCGACGACCCGGACGGGGGAGGTGTGCTTCGGCGCCGCCAGGGACGCGGCGGCGGGGGCCGGGGCGGCCACGGCGGTGGCGGGCGCGGCCACGGCGGCCGCCAGCACGGCCGCCGCCAGCAGCCGGCCTGCCGTGCTCGTACTCGTACGCGTACTCATCTTCGGGCTCCTGAAGTCGGTGAGGGGTGGCTCCTCGGAGTGGCTCCTCACCTCCTTCAACTCCCGGATGGCGACTTCTGGATGACACGCGGCCGGGACGAATCCGCGCCGCCCCCGCCAAGCGCCGCCGACAGCTCTTCGAGCGCGGCGAGGAGCAGCAGCGCGCCCTTGCGCAGCAGGAAGTGGTCGGGGGCGTCGGCCCGTTCCCATGCCTCGATCGTCTCGCGCAGCTCGGCCAGGGGCGGCGCCTTGCGGTCCCGTACGGCCTTGGCGCCGCGTTCCGTCGCCGTGCGCAGGGCCTCCGCGAGGGCCGCGGCCTCCGGTACCGGCGGGGCGCCGCGTTCCGGGAGGTGGGCCTCAAGGAGCATCGCGACCCGCCCGAACTGGGCGAGCGCGTCCTCGGCCTCGGCCGCCGCCGCGCGCGAC from Streptomyces fradiae includes:
- a CDS encoding ATP-binding protein produces the protein MGPNGSTMLEPLRQGLPPIDPATVSNSASCALPPRYEAVRGARKFTSQTLHNWDLTDRFDDVALVVSELVTNALRHAVPAGTDPAMTSAAEEGLNPPVRLHLMRWASRLVCAVRDPSRESPEARSSEEDFAAESGRGLFLVESFADGWGWHPLAGTLQGKVVWALFRLGPE
- a CDS encoding DUF397 domain-containing protein; its protein translation is MAATELRGVVWQKSRHSNSQGSCVEFAKLPGGDVAVRNSRHPDGPALVYTPAEIEALLAGVKDGEFDHLV
- a CDS encoding helix-turn-helix domain-containing protein — translated: MTAGESSGASGSVVRRILLGSQLRRLRESRGITREAAGYSIRASESKISRMELGRVSFKARDVEDLLTLYGVCDDAERGSLLGLAREANVAGWWHSFGDVLPGWFQTYIGLEGAASLIRIYEVQFVHGLLQTEEYAHAVVSRGMPGAPCAEIDRRVALRLERQKVLVSENAPHLHAVLDEAALRRPYGDRSVMQGQLRHLIEISEHPNVTLQVMPFSYGGHAGESGAFTMLSFPESDLSDVVYLEQLTSALYLDKREEVGQYGRVMERLQKDSPDPAESRDLLRGLLQLG
- a CDS encoding SigE family RNA polymerase sigma factor codes for the protein MSHESSYEPSPEPRDLPGQDDAGFTAFAVAAWPRLVRTAQLLTGDFHEAEDLVQTTLAKVYGRWRRVPREEMDLYVRRALVNNNLSRLRRKRVVHLLTPVLPEPLRHAVAGHAEAVEQRTALLAALADLPPRQRAVMVLRYWEDLSEPEIAAVLHCSIGTVKTHARRGLAALRSHPGLALPSTGAPR